In Mytilus edulis chromosome 4, xbMytEdul2.2, whole genome shotgun sequence, the following proteins share a genomic window:
- the LOC139520288 gene encoding uncharacterized protein, with protein MASSKNDLCGICEAQHITKCADHWCPECDEGLCCDCEKHHSVSKATRKHEIITIENYNKLPPDILLIEHYCQEHENKFQNYCPHHEKLCCSSCISTEHQKCLGLLDLKEIVKTSKTSVLIDNLEKSLNETATNISKIITDRKKNLKKIKEQRLEFQNKIKQIRDKINTNLDELEQQITGELLSEEQKITIKIETLLNQLSEKIKTVQDLHNNIVSIKKHASDLQTFLASKKLEECAMSEKMYLQCIVKGDSLNCLNLNCSISDSIMQILDIKSFGSIVTDISNTSAVLITEIDKQAQIMLHTSMAYRSIEDIQVTKIRQFKVPSKSGITGNTLCPNGDIIFVDYGDGQRLLIMDNMGNFRREISISPIQPYGVTSLDDRSVAVSSWTNEDIHVVDIDSGTITAHIRGDFCGDLTRIQNTLLCGAQSNEVKAIDLRNNSISSLVSDIAIDSEPYLATSSDNIFVTNSSNNTVTCCKMNGERVWQYTDQSIVEIPLGVTVDKYKNVYVACYGNDSVVLITSDGKKARTILKNDGPYSVNFDQNQNNLLVTCHNGDAFLYNISYD; from the coding sequence ATGGCTTCATCAAAAAATGATTTATGTGGGATATGTGAAGCCCAACATATAACTAAATGTGCAGATCATTGGTGCCCTGAATGTGATGAAGGTCTCTGTTGTGATTGTGAAAAGCACCATAGCGTGTCAAAAGCCACACGAAAACATGAAATAATTACCATAGAAAACTACAACAAATTACCACCAGACATTTTATTGATAGAACATTATTGTCAGGAACATGagaacaaatttcaaaattattgtcCACACCATGAGAAGTTATGCTGTTCAAGCTGCATTTCCACTGAACATCAAAAATGTTTAGGTTTGTTAGATCTTAAAGAAATCGTTAAAACTTCGAAAACTTCAGTGTTGATCGACAACCTTGAAAAATCCTTAAATGAAACAGCAACTAACATCAGTAAAATCATTACAGATcggaaaaaaaatctaaaaaaaatcaaggaACAACGTCTGGAAttccaaaacaaaatcaaacaaataagaGATAAAATAAACACTAATCTGGACGAGCTTGAACAACAGATTACAGGCGAATTGCTTTCCGAGGAGcagaaaatcactataaaaatTGAGACCCTATTGAATCAGCTTTCagagaaaataaaaacagttcaGGATCTTCACAACAATATAGTTTCTATAAAAAAACACGCATCGGACCTTCAAACATTTCTAGCGAGTAAAAAGTTAGAAGAATGTGCTATGTCGGAGAAAATGTACCTACAGTGTATTGTGAAAGGCGATAGTTTAAACTGTTTGAACTTAAATTGCAGCATCAGTGACAGTATAATGCAAATTTTAGACATAAAGTCGTTCGGGTCGATCGTAACAGACATTAGCAACACTTCTGCTGTACTGATAACAGAAATAGACAAACAGGCACAGATTATGTTACATACAAGTATGGCTTATAGATCTATTGAAGACATTCAGGTAACTAAGATCAGACAATTCAAAGTTCCATCAAAATCCGGTATCACAGGAAACACCCTTTGTCCAAACGGGGATATCATTTTTGTGGATTATGGTGACGGTCAACGACTGTTAATAATGGATAATATGGGTAATTTCAGACGTGAAATATCAATATCACCTATTCAACCCTATGGTGTTACGTCCCTGGACGATAGATCGGTTGCCGTTTCTTCATGGACAAATGAAGATATCCATGTTGTTGATATAGATTCAGGGACCATCACAGCACATATAAGAGGTGATTTTTGTGGTGATCTAACACGCATACAGAATACATTATTATGTGGGGCTCAGTCAAACGAAGTAAAAGCAATAGATCTGCGAAACAATAGTATATCTTCATTGGTTTCAGACATTGCAATTGACTCCGAGCCTTATCTTGCAACGTCCTCAGACAATATATTTGTAACCAACTCTTCTAACAATACAGTTACATGTTGCAAAATGAATGGTGAAAGAGTTTGGCAATACACAGATCAATCGATAGTTGAAATACCTCTAGGTGTTACCGTTGATAAATACAAAAACGTGTATGTAGCTTGTTACGGGAATGATTCTGTTGTTTTAATAACATCAGACGGTAAAAAAGCAAGAACAATTCTGAAGAATGATGGTCCTTATAGTGTTAATTttgatcaaaatcaaaataatttactGGTAACTTGTCACAACGGCGATGCTTTCTTGTACAACATTTCTTATGATTAG